From a region of the Buteo buteo chromosome 7, bButBut1.hap1.1, whole genome shotgun sequence genome:
- the TNFSF10 gene encoding tumor necrosis factor ligand superfamily member 10 isoform X2 has protein sequence MMLPAAGPSPGQTCGAVLVAAVLLQSICVAVTFLYFTNELKQLQDTYSKSGIACLTGEEIGNFIQNLDLIESEDRVADPCWQVKWHLGKLIKKMMSRSYEENISAVNVERTLTLSHTDGQQPRSPINKIAAHLTGNSNRKNSLSPRNSTPRRGKGQKINNWESSRKGHSFLYNVELRNGELVIPQTGFYYIYSQTYFRFRENENEDSGLLAQIRNPKQLVQYVYKLTNYPEPILLMKSARTSCWSKKAEYGLYSVYQGGVFQLKREDRIFVSVSNGDIVDMDKEASFFGAFMIG, from the exons ATGATGCTGCCCGCGGCCGGTCCCAGCCCCGGACAGACCTGCGGGGCCGTGCTGGTCGCCGCCGTCCTCCTGCAGTCCATCTGCGTGGCCGTCACCTTCCTCTACTTCACCAACGAGCTCAAACAG ctccaggacACATACTCCAAGAGCGGCATTGCTTGTCTCACCGGGGAGGAAATCGGAAATTTCATCCAAAACTTGGATCTAATTGAAAGCGAAGACAGAGTGGCTGATCCCTGCTGGCAAGTAAAGTGGCACCTGGGaaagttaattaaaaag ATGATGTCGAGAAGCTACGAGGAAAACATATCTGCAGTCAACG TTGAAAGAACCCTGACGCTGTCGCACACCGACGGGCAGCAACCGCGCAGTCCCATCAATAAGATCGCGGCGCATCTGACGGGCAACAGCAATAGGAAGAATTCCCTGTCCCCACGCA ATTCCACGCCCAGAAGagggaaaggacaaaaaataaacaactggGAATCGTCAAGGAAAGGCCACTCTTTCCTGTACAACGTGGAGCTGAGAAATGGCGAGTTAGTCATACCCCAAACGGGCTTTTATTACATCTACTCACAAACTTATTTTCGTTTCCGCGAAAACGAGAACGAGGATTCAGGTTTGTTGGCACAAATCAGGAACCCCAAACAGCTTGTCCAATATGTTTACAAACTGACTAATTACCCAGAGCCCATTTTGCTCATGAAAAGCGCAAGAACAAGCTGCTGGTCTAAAAAGGCAGAATACGGACTTTATTCCGTCTACCAAGGTGGtgtgtttcagctgaaaagagAGGACAGGATTTTTGTGTCTGTCAGTAATGGTGACATAGTTGACATGGACAAAGAAGCAAGTTTTTTTGGGGCTTTTATGATCGGTTAA
- the TNFSF10 gene encoding tumor necrosis factor ligand superfamily member 10 isoform X1, with protein sequence MMLPAAGPSPGQTCGAVLVAAVLLQSICVAVTFLYFTNELKQLQDTYSKSGIACLTGEEIGNFIQNLDLIESEDRVADPCWQVKWHLGKLIKKMMSRSYEENISAVNVERTLTLSHTDGQQPRSPINKIAAHLTGNSNRKNSLSPRIDSTPRRGKGQKINNWESSRKGHSFLYNVELRNGELVIPQTGFYYIYSQTYFRFRENENEDSGLLAQIRNPKQLVQYVYKLTNYPEPILLMKSARTSCWSKKAEYGLYSVYQGGVFQLKREDRIFVSVSNGDIVDMDKEASFFGAFMIG encoded by the exons ATGATGCTGCCCGCGGCCGGTCCCAGCCCCGGACAGACCTGCGGGGCCGTGCTGGTCGCCGCCGTCCTCCTGCAGTCCATCTGCGTGGCCGTCACCTTCCTCTACTTCACCAACGAGCTCAAACAG ctccaggacACATACTCCAAGAGCGGCATTGCTTGTCTCACCGGGGAGGAAATCGGAAATTTCATCCAAAACTTGGATCTAATTGAAAGCGAAGACAGAGTGGCTGATCCCTGCTGGCAAGTAAAGTGGCACCTGGGaaagttaattaaaaag ATGATGTCGAGAAGCTACGAGGAAAACATATCTGCAGTCAACG TTGAAAGAACCCTGACGCTGTCGCACACCGACGGGCAGCAACCGCGCAGTCCCATCAATAAGATCGCGGCGCATCTGACGGGCAACAGCAATAGGAAGAATTCCCTGTCCCCACGCA taGATTCCACGCCCAGAAGagggaaaggacaaaaaataaacaactggGAATCGTCAAGGAAAGGCCACTCTTTCCTGTACAACGTGGAGCTGAGAAATGGCGAGTTAGTCATACCCCAAACGGGCTTTTATTACATCTACTCACAAACTTATTTTCGTTTCCGCGAAAACGAGAACGAGGATTCAGGTTTGTTGGCACAAATCAGGAACCCCAAACAGCTTGTCCAATATGTTTACAAACTGACTAATTACCCAGAGCCCATTTTGCTCATGAAAAGCGCAAGAACAAGCTGCTGGTCTAAAAAGGCAGAATACGGACTTTATTCCGTCTACCAAGGTGGtgtgtttcagctgaaaagagAGGACAGGATTTTTGTGTCTGTCAGTAATGGTGACATAGTTGACATGGACAAAGAAGCAAGTTTTTTTGGGGCTTTTATGATCGGTTAA